The following coding sequences lie in one Anaerolineae bacterium genomic window:
- a CDS encoding YggS family pyridoxal phosphate-dependent enzyme → MSRWAYIADNLQRVRERIARACARAGRDPDTVRLVAVSKNMPAEAVAAAYAYGVRDFGENRVEEALPKIAAVRELLGDAPAPAWHMIGHLQRRKVRDAMPAFDLVHSVDRLALAEEMEKRLSAIGKVMPVLLEIKLSHEETKWGFLPEEVPEAVGKILELPYLRIRGLMTMAPIVPHAEEARPYFRRLRELRDALARQFPQACWDELSMGMTDDFEPAVEEGATMVRIGRAVFLPAD, encoded by the coding sequence ATGTCCCGGTGGGCATACATTGCGGACAACCTTCAGCGGGTGCGTGAGCGGATCGCGCGGGCGTGTGCACGCGCCGGCCGGGACCCGGACACGGTGCGGCTGGTTGCGGTGAGCAAGAACATGCCGGCAGAAGCGGTGGCGGCGGCCTATGCCTATGGAGTACGGGACTTTGGGGAGAACCGGGTGGAGGAGGCTCTGCCCAAGATAGCCGCCGTGCGGGAGCTGTTGGGAGATGCGCCGGCGCCGGCATGGCATATGATCGGCCATTTGCAGAGGCGCAAGGTGCGGGATGCCATGCCGGCGTTCGACCTGGTGCACTCGGTGGACCGGCTGGCGCTGGCCGAAGAAATGGAGAAGCGGTTGAGCGCCATCGGAAAGGTAATGCCCGTCCTGCTGGAGATCAAGCTGAGCCATGAGGAGACCAAATGGGGCTTCTTGCCGGAGGAGGTGCCGGAGGCGGTCGGCAAGATTCTGGAACTGCCCTATCTGCGCATCCGCGGGTTGATGACCATGGCGCCGATTGTGCCGCATGCAGAGGAAGCCCGACCGTATTTCCGCCGGCTGCGCGAACTGCGCGATGCGCTGGCGCGGCAGTTCCCGCAGGCCTGCTGGGATGAGCTTTCGATGGGGATGACGGACGATTTTGAGCCGGCGGTGGAGGAGGGCGCCACGATGGTGCGCATTGGGCGGGCGGTTTTTCTGCCGGCGGACTAA